The Callospermophilus lateralis isolate mCalLat2 chromosome 3, mCalLat2.hap1, whole genome shotgun sequence genome has a segment encoding these proteins:
- the LOC143393922 gene encoding olfactory receptor 4N5-like, which translates to MDTGNSTVVTEFILLGLTQSQDAELLVFVLVSLFYVVILPGNFLIILTIKSDPGLAAPLYFFLGNLAFLDASYSFIVAPRMLVDFFSEKKVISYRGCITQLFFLHFLGAGEMFLLVVMAFDRYIAICRPLHYATVMSPRVCYALLLALWLGGFAHSIVQVALILHLPFCGPNQLDNFFCDVPQVIKLACTDTFVVELLMVSNSGLLTLLCFVGLLASYAVILCRVKGHSSEGKSKAISTCTTHIIIVFLMFGPAIFIYTRPFRAFPADKVVALFHTVIFPLLNPVIYTFRNQEVKASMIKLLCQHRVF; encoded by the coding sequence ATGGACACAGGAAACAGCACAGTGGTGACAGAATTCATCCTCCTTGGTTTGACCCAATCTCAAGATGCTGAGCTCCTGGTCTTTGTGCTAGTCTCACTTTTCTACGTTGTAATTCTCCCTggaaattttcttataattttGACCATAAAATCAGATCCTGGACTGGCAGCCCCCCTCTACTTCTTCCTGGGCAACTTGGCCTTCCTGGATGCCTCCTACTCCTTCATTGTGGCTCCCAGGATGCTGGTGGATTTCTTCTCTGAGAAGAAGGTGATCTCCTACAGAGGCTGCATCACCCAGCTGTTTTTCTTGCACTTCCTTGGAGCAGGAGAGATGTTCCTCCTTGTTGTCATGGCCTTTGATCGCTACATTGCCATATGTCGGCCCCTACACTATGCAACAGTCATGAGCCCCAGGGTCTGCTATGCATTACTGTTGGCTCTGTGGCTTGGGGGTTTTGCTCACTCCATTGTGCAAGTGGCCCTTATCCTGCACTTGCCCTTCTGTGGCCCAAACCAGCTGGACAACTTCTTCTGTGATGTGCCACAGGTCATCAAGCTGGCCTGCACTGACACCTTTGTGGTGGAGCTCCTGATGGTCTCCAACAGTGGCCTGCTCACCCTGCTGTGCTTCGTGGGCCTTCTGGCCTCCTATGCTGTCATCCTCTGCAGAGTAAAGGGGCACTCCTCAGAAGGGAAGAGCAAGGCTATCTCCACTTGCACCACCCACATTATCATTGTGTTCCTCATGTTTGGACCTGCCATTTTTATCTACACCCGCCCCTTCAGGGCTTTCCCagctgacaaagtggttgctctcTTTCATACAGTCATCTTTCCTTTGCTGAACCCTGTAATATATACTTTTCGCAACCAGGAAGTGAAAGCCTCCATGATAAAGCTGTTATGTCAGCACAGAGTGTTCTAA